From one Amaranthus tricolor cultivar Red isolate AtriRed21 chromosome 17, ASM2621246v1, whole genome shotgun sequence genomic stretch:
- the LOC130803488 gene encoding membrane steroid-binding protein 2-like, producing MGGFYGMIDETINKYTGLSPISLVVISILMIITYKIVSGMFVMVDDYKAVQKMKETFEEDLKREPVQLGEITEEKLKEFDGSDPKKPLLMAIKGQIYDVSKGRMFYGPGGPYALFAGRDATRALALMSFDPQDLNGNIEGLSESELDVLQDWELKFIEKYPKVGVLKNDGDAMVKEDQEEDDKNVLESKKAV from the coding sequence ATGGGTGGATTCTATGGTATGATAGACGAAACGATCAACAAGTATACGGGTTTATCTCCAATAAGTTTGGTTGTAATATCAATTTTGATGATTATAACATACAAGATTGTTAGTGGAATGTTCGTAATGGTTGATGATTACAAGGCAGTTCAAAAGATGAAGGAAACTTTTGAGGAAGATCTTAAAAGGGAACCTGTTCAACTTGGTGAAATTACTGAAGAAAAGCTTAAAGAATTTGATGGTTCAGACCCAAAAAAGCCTCTTTTAATGGCAATTAAAGGACAGATTTATGATGTTTCTAAAGGAAGAATGTTTTATGGTCCTGGTGGACCTTATGCTTTGTTTGCTGGAAGAGATGCTACTAGGGCTTTAGCTCTTATGTCTTTTGATCCTCAAGATCTTAATGGGAATATTGAGGGATTGAGTGAATCTGAGCTTGATGTTCTTCAGGATTGGGAGCTTAAGTTCATTGAGAAATACCCTAAAGTTGGTGTTCTTAAGAATGATGGTGATGCTATGGTGAAGGAGGACCAAGAGGAAGATGATAAGAATGTTCTAGAATCTAAGAAAGCTGTTTGA
- the LOC130803487 gene encoding ras-related protein RABA4d-like, translating to MSNNSSKNLYGGLNQKIDYVFKVVLIGDSAVGKSQLLARFSRNEFTVDSKATIGVEFQTRTLVIDQKTIKAQIWDTAGQERYRAVTSAYYRGAVGAMLVYDITKRQTFDHISRWLEELRGHADNNIVIMLIGNKTDLGSLRAVSTEDAKEFAEREGLFFLETSALEALNVETAFLTVLTEIYHVINKKALLANDKTEAAGNSSLKGKRIVLSGQDQASAGRMFSCCTSS from the exons ATGTCCAACAATAGCAGTAAGAATTTGTATGGAGGATTGAATCAAAAGATAGATTATGTGTTCAAAGTGGTGCTGATAGGAGATTCAGCTGTGGGAAAATCACAGCTTTTGGCTCGCTTTTCTCGGAATGAGTTCACAGTTGATTCCAAGGCCACCATTGGTGTTGAGTTCCAAACTCGTACCCTAGTTATTGACCAAAAGACCATTAAGGCCCAGATTTGGGATACTGCGGGCCAGGAAAG GTACAGGGCAGTGACAAGTGCATATTACAGAGGTGCTGTGGGGGCTATGTTGGTCTATGATATCACCAAGCGCCAGACATTTGATCATATTTCCCGTTGGTTGGAGGAGTTGCGTGGCCATGCTGATAACAACATTGTCATAATGCTTATAGGAAACAAAACAGATCTGGGTTCCCTACGAGCTGTATCCACTGAGGATGCTAAAGAGTTTGCTGAGAGGGAAGGCCTTTTCTTTCTGGAAACCTCTGCTCTTGAGGCTCTTAACGTTGAAACTGCCTTTCTTACGGTTCTCACTGAGATATACCATGTTATAAACAAGAAGGCCCTTCTCGCTAATGATAAAACTGAGGCTGCTGGTAATTCTTCCCTTAAAGGCAAAAGAATCGTTCTTTCAGGACAGGACCAAGCATCTGCTGGAAGAATGTTCAGCTGCTGTACGTCTTCATGA
- the LOC130803486 gene encoding pentatricopeptide repeat-containing protein At3g53170 isoform X1 translates to MEKMLVKSPNLSLLSSSFLPSMCSKKCLNKGNQKRVKLSNGFRVKAKKTGESSLKGLQKQQNKELSRIMWTEAAIKAIERKSGSRKYKNLWPKAVLEALDEAIKQYKWESALKIFGLLRKQHWYKPRCQTYTKLLMMLGKCRKVEQASLLFEVMLSDGLQPTVDVFTALVNAYGTCGLFSEAFSTINDMKSVYDCRPDAYTYSILLTSCIKHRQFDLVIQILAEMSFLGIKCSTITYNTLIDGYGKAKLFEMMENLLSDMIDSDTCHPDVFTMNSFVSAYGNCGKIEKMERSYEEFQLMGISPDVRTFNILIKSYGKAGMYQKMESVLNFMKTRFFSPTVVTFNTVIDTYGRAGIIEKMDEFFLKMKHQGMKPNTITYCSLVNAYSKAGKLSKVDSILRQVENSDVILDTPFFNCVISAYGRAGNVDKMNELFSDMKEKNCEPDYITFATMIQTYNAKGMTEDAKNTEAKMMSLQNFSGPKLLGC, encoded by the exons ATGGAGAAAATGCTTGTAAAATCACCTAATCTGAGCTTGTTATCGTCGTCTTTTCTGCCGTCAATGTGTTCGAAGAAATGTTTGAATAAAGGAAATCAGAAAAGAGTAAAATTGTCAAATGGGTTTCGCGTAAAAGCAAAGAAAACCGGGGAATCCTCGTTAAAGGGTCTTCAAAAACAGCAGAATAAGGAGTTATCCAGGATAATGTGGACTGAGGCAGCAATTAAAGCTATAGAGAGAAAATCAGGATCTAGAAAGTATAAAAATTTGTGGCCAAAAGCTGTTTTGGAAGCTTTAGATGAAGCTATTAAGCAGTACAAATGGGAGTCTGCTCTCAAG ATTTTTGGACTCCTGCGCAAACAGCATTGGTACAAACCAAGATGCCAAACATACACAAAGCTTCTGATGATGCTGGGGAAATGTAGGAAAGTGGAGCAGGCTAGCTTGCTTTTTGAGGTGATGCTGTCCGATGGGCTTCAACCTACTGTTGACGTTTTCACTGCGTTGGTAAATGCTTATGGGACATGCGGTCTCTTTAGTGAAGCATTTTCAACCATCAATGACATGAAATCTGTGTATGACTGTAGACCTGATGCTTATACATACTCGATACTTCTTACCTCCTGCATTAAGCACCGCCAATTTGATCTTGTAATTCAGATTCTTGCTGAGATGTCATTTCTGGGAATCAAATGCAGTACAATTACATACAACACTTTAATAGATGGATACGGCAAGGCTAAATTGTTCGAAatgatggaaaatttattaTCTGACATGATTGATAGTGACACATGCCATCCAGATGTTTTCACAATGAACTCATTCGTTTCGGCATATGGGAATTGTGGGAAAATTGAGAAGATGGAGAGGTCATATGAAGAGTTTCAGTTGATGGGGATAAGCCCAGATGTGAGGACCTTTAACATCTTAATCAAGTCGTATGGGAAAGCAGGTATGTATCAGAAAATGGAATCTGTTCTGAATTTCATGAAGACACGGTTCTTCTCTCCAACTGTTGTGACATTTAATACTGTAATTGATACATATGGTCGAGCTGGTATTATTGAGAAGATGGATGAATTTTTCCTGAAAATGAAGCATCAGGGTATGAAGCCTAACACCATTACATATTGCTCACTTGTAAATGCTTATAGTAAAGCTGGGAAGTTATCCAAAGTGGACTCAATTCTCAGGCAAGTTGAGAACTCAGATGTGATTTTGGACACTCCATTCTTTAATTGTGTCATTAGTGCTTATGGGCGCGCAGGAAATGTTGATAAAATGAATGAGCTATTCTCGGATATGAAGGAAAAGAACTGTGAGCCAGATTATATAACCTTTGCTACCATGATACAAACATACAATGCCAAGGGGATGACTGAAGATGCAAAAAATACAGAGGCAAAGATGATGTCCTTGCAAAATTTTTCAG GACCTAAGCTGCTTGGGTGCTAG
- the LOC130803486 gene encoding pentatricopeptide repeat-containing protein At3g53170 isoform X2 gives MEKMLVKSPNLSLLSSSFLPSMCSKKCLNKGNQKRVKLSNGFRVKAKKTGESSLKGLQKQQNKELSRIMWTEAAIKAIERKSGSRKYKNLWPKAVLEALDEAIKQYKWESALKIFGLLRKQHWYKPRCQTYTKLLMMLGKCRKVEQASLLFEVMLSDGLQPTVDVFTALVNAYGTCGLFSEAFSTINDMKSVYDCRPDAYTYSILLTSCIKHRQFDLVIQILAEMSFLGIKCSTITYNTLIDGYGKAKLFEMMENLLSDMIDSDTCHPDVFTMNSFVSAYGNCGKIEKMERSYEEFQLMGISPDVRTFNILIKSYGKAGMYQKMESVLNFMKTRFFSPTVVTFNTVIDTYGRAGIIEKMDEFFLKMKHQGMKPNTITYCSLVNAYSKAGKLSKVDSILRKC, from the exons ATGGAGAAAATGCTTGTAAAATCACCTAATCTGAGCTTGTTATCGTCGTCTTTTCTGCCGTCAATGTGTTCGAAGAAATGTTTGAATAAAGGAAATCAGAAAAGAGTAAAATTGTCAAATGGGTTTCGCGTAAAAGCAAAGAAAACCGGGGAATCCTCGTTAAAGGGTCTTCAAAAACAGCAGAATAAGGAGTTATCCAGGATAATGTGGACTGAGGCAGCAATTAAAGCTATAGAGAGAAAATCAGGATCTAGAAAGTATAAAAATTTGTGGCCAAAAGCTGTTTTGGAAGCTTTAGATGAAGCTATTAAGCAGTACAAATGGGAGTCTGCTCTCAAG ATTTTTGGACTCCTGCGCAAACAGCATTGGTACAAACCAAGATGCCAAACATACACAAAGCTTCTGATGATGCTGGGGAAATGTAGGAAAGTGGAGCAGGCTAGCTTGCTTTTTGAGGTGATGCTGTCCGATGGGCTTCAACCTACTGTTGACGTTTTCACTGCGTTGGTAAATGCTTATGGGACATGCGGTCTCTTTAGTGAAGCATTTTCAACCATCAATGACATGAAATCTGTGTATGACTGTAGACCTGATGCTTATACATACTCGATACTTCTTACCTCCTGCATTAAGCACCGCCAATTTGATCTTGTAATTCAGATTCTTGCTGAGATGTCATTTCTGGGAATCAAATGCAGTACAATTACATACAACACTTTAATAGATGGATACGGCAAGGCTAAATTGTTCGAAatgatggaaaatttattaTCTGACATGATTGATAGTGACACATGCCATCCAGATGTTTTCACAATGAACTCATTCGTTTCGGCATATGGGAATTGTGGGAAAATTGAGAAGATGGAGAGGTCATATGAAGAGTTTCAGTTGATGGGGATAAGCCCAGATGTGAGGACCTTTAACATCTTAATCAAGTCGTATGGGAAAGCAGGTATGTATCAGAAAATGGAATCTGTTCTGAATTTCATGAAGACACGGTTCTTCTCTCCAACTGTTGTGACATTTAATACTGTAATTGATACATATGGTCGAGCTGGTATTATTGAGAAGATGGATGAATTTTTCCTGAAAATGAAGCATCAGGGTATGAAGCCTAACACCATTACATATTGCTCACTTGTAAATGCTTATAGTAAAGCTGGGAAGTTATCCAAAGTGGACTCAATTCTCAG GAAATGTTGA